In the Bacteroidota bacterium genome, TTACGGAGATTTTGAACATGTATTTTTGCCTGGATATTTTAATAATTTGATTGTTGCTGAAGATTATATTTTACACGGTGGAGCTTTTGTTGAAATAGATACTTTATTCCCTATAAATGAAGAAATTAAAGCTACCTATTATAAATTTGATAAAAATGGAGATACAACTTTAACCAAAAAATTTATCGGAAGGGGTTACGCTGAATTTAAAGATATCGTTTATTCTACTAAAAATAGCTCAAAATATTTATCTGGATATACTAGAGATACCACTATTTACGATTATTATACCTATATAGTTAAATTGGATGCCAATGATAGTGTATTATGGGAAAAGACCTATCGCGAACCTTTTAATGATGAAATAGGGAATTCCGTTGAGTTGTTAAATGGAGATACAGTTGTAGCATTTAGCAATTATTACTATGATGAATTGGATATCAATATAGATGGTAAAATAAATCAGATAAATGCACTTACAGGAACAGAAACCTTCGAATTCAAAACAGGAACTTTAGGTAGAGACCAAAACTTTAGAGGAACAGTGACAACAGATAAAAATTATGTTGTTGCAACTCAAATCATGGACACTCTAATTAATCCGGGAGATTATTACTATACTTCAAGTATTACAAAAATGGATTTGTCAGGCAACATAGTGTGGAGAAAATATTTTAACAATCCCTATATACAATTCTTTTACACGGTTCGTTGTTTTGAAGATGGAAGTATTGTAGCAGTGGGTATAAAGGTAGAAGATACTACCGAAGTATATCATGGATATATTTGCAAATTGAATGCAGACGGCGAATTATTATGGGAACATACCTATTCAAATAATCCATTGTACTTCCATTTGCTATTTGATTTCCAAAAAACACCTGATGGTGGGTATATTGTTTCCGGTGCCGGCGCCGATGGTGTAGAAGGTGCTTACGAAGGCCCAATGTGGTTATTAAAATTAGATAGTATGGGCTGTTTAAACCCGTATTGTGGTGATGTTGCTATAAATGATGATTTAGATATACATGAAGGGGCTTTTACTATTTATCCAAACCCGATAACATCCATGGGTGTTGCTGAAATAACAGTACCCCAAAATCTGCATCTGAATAACGATGTAACATTTTCCGTTAACTTTTTAGATTTAAACGGGCGTGTGGTAAGCAGTTACAACAACATTGCACCTTTGAACGCAGGTGCTATAATACGTTTTAATGTAAACTTATCCGATTTACCTGCAGGAATTTATATGGCACAATTGAGTTATGGTGCTACCCCTGTTGAAACAACAAAAGTGATCGTGGTTAATTAATACTAAAAATATGAAAGGCTTTTTATTAATTACAATTATAGTTATTCTGAAAATTGGTAATTTATACAGCCAGACCACCTTTTCTAAGTTATACACCAGCAACGACTCGCTTGGTATTGGGTTCTCCATTGCTATTGATGATTCAGCTTATTATATTGTTGGTTTAGGAAACGTTGATTTTATGGGCGTTGCCCATCTTGATTTATTTTTTTTAAAAACAGATTATTATGGTAATAGAATAATTGCGAAGTATTATTATGATGATATTGAGCATTTTTTTTTACCGGGCTATTTTAATAATTTGGTTGTTGTGGACAACATTGTTTTACATGGTGGAGCATATGCAAAAATTGACACCCTATTCCCAATAAATGAATCATTTAACGCCACCTATTATAATTTTGATAAAACTGGTGATACAATTTTAACGAAGCGTTTTAAAGGGAGAGGGTATGCTGAGTTTAAAGATATTACATATTCAACAATTGACAGTGCTAAATACTTGTTGGGATATACAAGAGACACATCCATATATGACTATTATACTTATATTGTTAAGTTAGATGCCAATGATAGTGTCTTATGGGAAAAAACCTATCGCGAACCATTTTATGATGAAATAGGCAATTCCATCGAATTGTTAGATACGGATGAATTAATAAGTACGAGTGAGTTTTATTACGATGAATTAGACTTAAATATTGATGGAAAAGGCACCAGGATAAATTCGCTAACCGGCACAGAAACTAATTCATTTAAAACCGGGACATTAGGAAAAGATGTTGGGTTCAGAGCAACTTTAAGTTCAGATAAAAATTATATTGTTGCAATGCAGATTATGGATACTATGCTGTTTGCAGGTGATTTTGAATACCTTTCCAGCCTGACAAAATTAGATTTAAGTGGGACTGTTGTTTGGCGTAGATATTTTAATGGAATTAATTTGCAGTACTTTTATACAGTTCGTTGCTTTGAAGATGGTAGTATAGTTGCTGTAGGTGCTAAGGAAATAGATTCAACAGGTATTTATAAAGGGTACATTTGTAAATTAAATACAGATGGTGAATTGCAATGGGAACATACCTATTCTAATAATTCATTATACAACCACTTTTTATTTGATTTCCAAAAAACACCAGATGGTGGGTATATTGCTTCAGGTGCCGGCGCCGATGGTGTTGAAGGTGCTTACGAAGGCCCAATGTGGTTGTTAAAATTAGATAGTATGGGGTGTTTAAACCCGTATTGTGGTGATGTAGCCATAAATGATGATTTAGATATAAATGAAGGTGCCTTTACCATTTATCCCAATCCTATAACATCTATTGGTGTTGCAGAAATAACAGTACCTGAAAATTTGCATCTGAATAACGATGTAACATTTTCCGTTAACTTTTTAGATTTAAACGGGCGTGTGGTAAGCAGTTACAACAACATTGCCCCTTTGAACGCAGGTGCTATAATACGTTTTAATGTAAACTTATCCGATTTACCTGCAGGAATTTATATGGCACAATTGAGTTATGGTGATACACCTGTTGAAACAACAAAAGTGGTCGTGGTTCGATAATATGGGCTGAATATTTCGATTTTACATCTCAAAACTCCGTTTTTAATATTGTTTTTATTAGTGGTTACTTAATTGTTAACGCTCATTAATTACTTTTGTAAAATCAAACAAACATTATGCAAAGAGATACCGCAGTATTCGACATTATTGATAAAGAATTACATCGTCAAACCGAAGGCATTGAATTGATTGCCAGCGAAAATTTTGTCAGCGCTCAGGTTATGGAAGCTATGGGCAGTTGTATGACCAATAAATATGCAGAGGGTTATCCCGGCAAACGATATTATGGTGGTTGCGAATTTGTGGATGAAACAGAACAACTGGCTATTGACAGGGTGAAAAAACTATTTGGTGCTGAATATGCCAACGTGCAGCCACATAGCGGCGCCCAGGCCAATGCTGCTGTTATGCTTGCCTGTTTAAATCCTGGTGATACCTTGTTGGGATTTAATCTTTCGCATGGCGGTCACCTTACACATGGTAGTCCCGTGAATTTTTCCGGTAAATTATACCGACCGGTATTTTATTCTGTAGAAGAGGAAACAGGACGTATCGATATGGATAAAGTGGAAGCCATTGCAAAAGCAGAAAAACCAAAATTAATTATTGCCGGTGCAAGCGCTTACGCACGCGATTGGGATTATGCTCGCTTTAGAGCAATTGCTGATAGCGTTGGTGCAATTTTAATGGCTGATATTTCACATCCCGCCGGATTAATTGCCGCTAAATTATTAAACGACCCGATGCCGCATTGTCATATTGTTACCACTACTACACATAAAACATTACGTGGTCCGCGTGGTGGGTTAATTATGATTGGAAAAGATTTTCCAAACCCTTGGGGACAAACTACACCAAAAGGTGAAGTGAAAATGATGAGCACCATAATCGACAGTGCTGTTTTTCCGGGTACGCAAGGTGGTCCGCTTGAACATGTAATTGCAGCTAAAGCAGTTGCGTTTGGTGAAGATTTAAGTGAAGATTATATTGGTTATTGCAAACAAATAATTGCCAACGCTCAGGCTATGGCAAATGCTTTGGTTGCGAAAGGATATAAAATTATTTCCGGCGGAACAGATAATCATTTAATGCTGATTGATTTACGCAATAAAAATATTTCCGGAAAAAAAGCAGAAGCATTATTAGGTGCTGCGCATATTACCGTTAATAAAAATATGGTGCCATTTGATGATAAATCGCCGTTTGTTACCAGTGGAATTCGCATTGGAACTCCTGCAGTTACCACAAGAGGTATGAAAGAAACTGATATGATAAAAATTGTTGAATGGATCGATCGCTTGATTATGGCACCGGAAGATGAATCGGTAATTGCTGCTGTGCGTGCAGAAGTTACAACATTCGCTAAACAATTTCCGTTATTTGCTTATTAAAAAATAGATACTATGAAATTAATTACATTATTATTTTGCTGCATATTATTTAGCGCAAACATTTTTGCTCAAACCGGTTGTATTTCCGGAAATTGCGAAAAAGGTACCGGCACCTACAAATGGGAAAATGGCGACAGCTATACCGGTAAATTTAAAAACAGTCTGAAAAACGGAAAAGGAATATTTACGTTTAGTACAGGCGATAATTATACCGGCTCATTTAAAAATGACCAATATAATGGTAAAGGGGTTTATACATTTGCCGACGGCAGTAAATATGAAGGCAGCTTTTTAAATAACAATTATGAAGGTAAAGGTGTATATAGCTACGCAAATGGCGATATCTATTCCGGGTATTTTGTAAAAAATTTAAAAGAAGGAAAAGGTCATTATCAATTTAAAGATGGCAGCGATTATAATGGTGAATTTTTAAATGATTTATATCATGGTAAAGGACTGCTTAAATATGCAAATGGTGATATTTACGAAGGGGAATTTGCTAATGGTGAATTAAATGGAAATGGAGTGTATACGCTCGCCAATGGTGATGTATATGCAGGCGCATTTTCAAAAGGTAAATACAATGGAACTGGTACGTATTATTATGCCAATGGTGATGTGTACAACGGCAGTTTTGTAGATAATTTATTAGATGGGTATGGGACGCTGCGCCTTAAAGATGGTAGTACTTACGAGGGTGGATTTAAACAAGGCAACTATCACGGTAATGGCACTTATACTTTTGCTGCAGGCAATTATTATATGGGGGAGTTTGCGAATGGTTCCTACAACGGGCGTGGTACACTTACTTATACCAATGGTGATAAATACGAGGGTAATTTTGTAAATAATAAGAAATCAGGTAAGGGGAAGTATACTTTTGCAAATGGCACTGTTCAGGATGGGTTGTGGAAGGATGATCAGTTTGTGAAGTGAGTATTGGTTCCAATTGGGGTGTTCTTTTGCCTTGATGCAAAAGGGCCCAAAAAAATCAAGGCTGTAGTGATGGGGTAAGTGCAGTTGACATCATATCGCTTTAGGTGTTGGAGGTGATTACGAGGTTCCAATTGGGGTTTGGTGTTCTTTTGCCTTGATGCAAAAGAACCAAAAAATCAAGGCTGCAGTCGGGAGGATAAGTGCACCTAACATCACGTCGCTTTAAGCGCGGGCGAGGCGCTGGAGGTGATTATGTGGTTCTTATTTCATGTTGTGTAAATTCTACTTTTTTACTTCGTATTTTAATGCGGGTCAGCGCTGCGCCGGCTTAGTTGTATCGTAAGGAGAAAATTTTCGTCTATCGGAGCTCCTGTGATGTAAGGTGCACTAATCCTACCGACTGAGGCCGGGGGTGGTTAAGCTAAACAATTTGTCTCACCAAGGAGGAATTTTAATTTTGGGTTGCACATTTAGGTTTTGTTGTGTGTAATTTAATTTTTGGGGGTGCTTTTGTTGCACAAGAGAGCTTTTATGAAATGGGAATAATTTTGTGGGTGTTTTTGTTGCACAAAAGAACTTTATGTTGTGTGTAATTTAATTTTTGAGGGTGCTTTTGTTGCACAAATAAACATCTCGGGACGATAGCTAGTATAGTGAATTATTATTTATTAATTGTAGTATGAATTTTAATTTTGAGGGTGCTTTTGTTGCACAAAAGAACTTTTAAACTGTGGAATTACCCTTAGGCTGGTTCTTTTCAGACAGATCAAGACAAGAAATTATAAATCAGGTGAATGATTTGTATATTAACACCGATTACCTAAAGTATAATTATTTTAACTACTAATTATTTTGGAGGATATAATAATTCTAATTCTACAATTATAATCTAAAGTTTATTCCCATTAATAATAAAGTTGAAGAATATCCTGCTTCTAAATAGAAACCTAAATTTTCTAGAATGTAATATTGCGCTCCTATTGTAAATAGAAAACCGATAGGAAAAACTCTAAAGGTTGAGGTATTTGGATATGGTCCGTCTGAAGTAGCAGTATAAAAGCCTTTTCGATATCCTAATCCGGTGCGATAATATGGATCAAACTGATCGAAATTACCGAAGTGTTTAGTTCTTGTTAAAAATATTTCAAGTGTTGACGTATTAAATGTACAATTGTAGTCTATTGTGTCGGCACCTGCTCCGCTTGAAAACAGATATCCTATTTTCCGCGATGCGTAGACTACACGCAAACCTAATGCTTGCTCATCTGTAATACCTTTTTCAATAGTTAAGAAAATTGGCCCTAAAGTCGATGTTTTATAACCATCCCATTGACTATAAAAACCTAAATTTAAGCCATAAATGGGAAATATATAACCACTGGAATGAAATAATCCAATGGAATTTGGAAAACCATATGCAACTGATACTGAAATATCTTCTTTTGTATAAGCCTGGGCATTTAAACGGTTGATAAAACTAGTTATTAATATTGCGGTGAGTATTATTATGTTTTTCATAGATTTATTTTTATGAAGTTGATCTAATTTAAAGTTAATTTATTTTTCGAAGCTTTATTAAAATATATCCTGATGATAAAGTACCTAAAAACAAGAATCATTAAAATGGATAAAATTAATATTATTGATAACATAAAATGGTATCCCTTCAAAAGAATAAACAGCGCTAAAAAGCATTCTAGTTTTTCAACGACATCCCAAAAAAAATCGGGATGTCGTTGAAAATTTATTCAAAAAATATTTATTTGGTCAGTACCATTTGTTTTGTGCCTATAACAACTCCATCCACAATTAATGAATACGTATACGTTCCGCTCGCCAATTCCCCTGCATCAAAACTGATATGTGTTTC is a window encoding:
- a CDS encoding T9SS type A sorting domain-containing protein, coding for MKITFLSLIFCLAVTNICHSQTTFSKLYTNNDSMGLGYSIGIDDSAYYIVGLGNVDILGATYVDLFFLKTDYFGNRITAKYYYGDFEHVFLPGYFNNLIVAEDYILHGGAFVEIDTLFPINEEIKATYYKFDKNGDTTLTKKFIGRGYAEFKDIVYSTKNSSKYLSGYTRDTTIYDYYTYIVKLDANDSVLWEKTYREPFNDEIGNSVELLNGDTVVAFSNYYYDELDINIDGKINQINALTGTETFEFKTGTLGRDQNFRGTVTTDKNYVVATQIMDTLINPGDYYYTSSITKMDLSGNIVWRKYFNNPYIQFFYTVRCFEDGSIVAVGIKVEDTTEVYHGYICKLNADGELLWEHTYSNNPLYFHLLFDFQKTPDGGYIVSGAGADGVEGAYEGPMWLLKLDSMGCLNPYCGDVAINDDLDIHEGAFTIYPNPITSMGVAEITVPQNLHLNNDVTFSVNFLDLNGRVVSSYNNIAPLNAGAIIRFNVNLSDLPAGIYMAQLSYGATPVETTKVIVVN
- a CDS encoding T9SS type A sorting domain-containing protein, producing the protein MKGFLLITIIVILKIGNLYSQTTFSKLYTSNDSLGIGFSIAIDDSAYYIVGLGNVDFMGVAHLDLFFLKTDYYGNRIIAKYYYDDIEHFFLPGYFNNLVVVDNIVLHGGAYAKIDTLFPINESFNATYYNFDKTGDTILTKRFKGRGYAEFKDITYSTIDSAKYLLGYTRDTSIYDYYTYIVKLDANDSVLWEKTYREPFYDEIGNSIELLDTDELISTSEFYYDELDLNIDGKGTRINSLTGTETNSFKTGTLGKDVGFRATLSSDKNYIVAMQIMDTMLFAGDFEYLSSLTKLDLSGTVVWRRYFNGINLQYFYTVRCFEDGSIVAVGAKEIDSTGIYKGYICKLNTDGELQWEHTYSNNSLYNHFLFDFQKTPDGGYIASGAGADGVEGAYEGPMWLLKLDSMGCLNPYCGDVAINDDLDINEGAFTIYPNPITSIGVAEITVPENLHLNNDVTFSVNFLDLNGRVVSSYNNIAPLNAGAIIRFNVNLSDLPAGIYMAQLSYGDTPVETTKVVVVR
- a CDS encoding serine hydroxymethyltransferase, with product MQRDTAVFDIIDKELHRQTEGIELIASENFVSAQVMEAMGSCMTNKYAEGYPGKRYYGGCEFVDETEQLAIDRVKKLFGAEYANVQPHSGAQANAAVMLACLNPGDTLLGFNLSHGGHLTHGSPVNFSGKLYRPVFYSVEEETGRIDMDKVEAIAKAEKPKLIIAGASAYARDWDYARFRAIADSVGAILMADISHPAGLIAAKLLNDPMPHCHIVTTTTHKTLRGPRGGLIMIGKDFPNPWGQTTPKGEVKMMSTIIDSAVFPGTQGGPLEHVIAAKAVAFGEDLSEDYIGYCKQIIANAQAMANALVAKGYKIISGGTDNHLMLIDLRNKNISGKKAEALLGAAHITVNKNMVPFDDKSPFVTSGIRIGTPAVTTRGMKETDMIKIVEWIDRLIMAPEDESVIAAVRAEVTTFAKQFPLFAY